TGGTTTCCAGCCCAGCCAGTGTGCAAGTAACTCAGAAGTGGGCAACACCTTGCAACTCTCAGAGACCTCCCAAAATAATATAGAGAGGTAGCTGAAGATATTCAGCCTCAAAATGTCAATTCATCAGCACTGTAAGTGTTGTCAGTACTACTGATAATTATTATGAGAAATGATTGCCTGTCTTTCCGGAAAAAGTTGAGAGATCCAGTGAAATTCGTCTTTGTTTCGTCTGAAAGTTATTGCAAAGATTTGCAAATGGTTTTACATTTTACAGTGTCAACACGTTCTACACACTTAGGAGGAGTAATTTCAGATAAAGgtttaaacttctttttatcttcctttccttcttaaaggatctgaacacagctgtgaaatGTGAATAGACTTTAACTATTAAGCCCAAACTGCCAAGATGTTATTTCCTGTAGCTTTGACTCATGcaactgaagaaataaattggATCAGAATATTGTTTTGTACAGGGGATTTTTGTCTCCCTTTGCCACCCCCAGGCTCGGCtctatttaaaaccaaaataccaaGGCATACTCTCATGGATGCTCATTTTTCCTGCTGGCGAGGCACCTCATAGCAGGAAACTCATTGCTTGGATTAGGGTGAGTCTCAACCCACAGGAGCTTAATCTGGGCTCCCAGTGGTCACCCACTCACCAGGGGAAGGAATCTGATGTCATCTGGTGTGGGCTGGTGCCACTCGTGTCCCCCAGGATTACATGGTGAGGAGAATGGGGCTTTCTCCATACAATTTATCATCCTGGGCTGAGCATCTGACTTTTCAGTGAGACATGACTGCACAGCTGGGAGATCTAGCAAAAGGGTTTGGACTAAAAAATCAGCACATGCAGTTGCAGTAGCAATTAATTTATGTGCATATGTTTGATCGTATTCATGTCTGCATTAATTGTGTACTTTATTCAGCCGCAAGGGCACCTGCTAGCACAGAACACGCCGGGTAAGTAACTGCTCTTCATACGAGGGACAATAGCAAGAAGATCGGTGTCCTCGCTTCCTCTGTCTCAGCATCTCCTTTTACAGCATTTAGGTCATAATGAGGTGCAGACAATTCAAAGAAGCCTCCAGATACATCTCATCTACTGCAGTGTCATTActggcagctggaggctgtGTGCACAGCTAAACTCCCTCCTGCGCAGAGGTCCTGCACAACATTTATGCATCATTAATGTTGCCCTCACAGACGGGTGTAATTGCTGTTAGGCCTTTCAGTGACTTTCTGCCCAAGGCTTCATCTCATTCTTGATgtattataaattattataatatagtacttcttaaaaaaaaccaaaacaacaaaaggtAAGTGTGCTGGAGAAGCTTTTGCTAACATGTTGTCCTTCTCTCACAGATTTAAAACTGTAGAAAGCACTGACAGGCATCTTAAGCGATTACAAGATTGCTGTCACAGAAGTCACCTTGAATAACAGTACCTCATTCAGATGTGCTACAGGCAAAAACAGAGGGAGACTGTTGTCTTAATTTTCTAGAGACATTTAAATTAGGCAGCGTAGTGAGATTGTCAGTCATGTTACCTGGCTGCTGAGGCTTTGGGACTGCAGTGCTGATTTATAGGATTGCTCTTAAGTGATTTACAGCTGACATTGGAAAGGTGAAAAGGACCCTTCAGCTTCTTGTGTAAGACTGTCAATGCAGAATGCCATGGCCAGGAGGCTTTGGATGTTCAGGTGCTTCTTGGTGTTACTACCTCCTGGCCTATTCCTGACCTGCAGTGATGCCAGTGGAAGTCCTCCTAACCGGACAATAAAACACTGGTTGCATAGCAATTTAGTTTGGAGGAGAAAGCAATGAACCACCTGGGGGGAAACTGCCAGTCTGTAGGAGGGAGGGCGAAGGGAGatgcttttcctttccactgctgCCCCTCTGTATCCACTCTTTCAGCAAATGCTCATTGGGAACTTGCACTAAATTAGTGTGGGATATATTTCTGCCAGGTGTTTGGTTGCTTAGTTTTCTGTGGTGTATCCCATTAtgagcactgcagaaaaaaggcaagacCCCTCAACAggggtgggcaggaggagctTGCTGCAGCTACTGGGTGATTTCAGGTACAGaagttttgtttccaaattCAATCCTTAAGCTGAAAGTAGAGAAGAGAGGACCAAGAGAAGCCATGATAACAATTTTCAAGGCCAGGAGCAGTTGCTACAGAGTGGGAGTGAGATGCTGCTCGTGCCTTTGGGAGCTTGGGGGAGAAGTCATGACCTTTaaccagcagcacaggaggcCGGGGTGGGGTATACATGTGAGTGGCCAACAGTCGGGGCAGGTGCGCACTGTGACAGGTGGTCTGGGAGGACTGAGGAGGGTTTGCAAGGCAAGTGTTTATGGGAGATGGACTCAGCCTAGCTGGTCTGGCTTGGAAACAGGAGATGAAGGGTTCCTTCCaggccagcccagctgccctgcctcTGCACCAACCCCAAGGTAGCTTCCTTGCTGAGGATGGGAACCAGTAAATGGAGACAGAGAGAATCACATATTTATCTTATAATTTTTCTGGTATGTCTCTGATTTttatgtgttggtttttttttctagaaaaactacaaataaggaagaaagaagtacGAAGGACAGAAAAACAAGATGTTGGTGCTATCTAATGATACAGCCCTGAATTCACTCCTCTCCAAGCTCCTTCAAGACTACCTGGAGCAGACAAACAGCTCTGCACCTTTCCAGGTCAGAAGTGCCAGCAGCAATCTGGAAATCATCTACGTGCTACTGATGGTTGGCCTCTTTGGCTTCTTCACAGTGGGAGTCATGCTGACCAACATCCGCGCCAGGAGGCTGGAGGACTCCCATGACCCCTACAACACCTATATTGCCACAGACATTTGgcacaagaaggacagggagtATTTTCAAGCCAAGCTCATAGAAAATTACAAGCTGTGCTGTGTCTTTGAAAACCAGCTGGCTGTGGAGCAGCCAAGCATGCAGATTCCTGAGATGAAGTCTTCCTAGCAAAACAGGAGAAAGGATTGTACTTTGCACAGTGACGACCCAGACGATACCTGGTATGAACCAGGCTAGCTGCTTGCccatctgcagagctgcaggtgaTGGCCTCGGTCAAGCCGAATAACTGTGAACTGATGGTGAAGCTGATGGGTCTGTGATGACCCTGGTGCTATAAAAGTGCCTGGTCACCAGTACCTTGTTGCAACCACTGTAAGGTAAAGGAGGGGGACACACAGCCAGAGTATCATAGACTCATCAGCTTCACCTAgtgaaaaaagtaaatgttgGTGTTGCCAGTGTGAACGCTTGCAGTAGTGCatgtaattaaaaccaaattggATCAAACACAAGCTAGAGACGTTAACAGCTAAGTATGGTTTAGGCAATCATTTTCAAGTAAGACCAGTTTCTTCCAGGAAAAAgtagctgaaatatttcatttccatCTTTGTCCAGCatagaataataattttataaagtGTACAATGTTGTGGATGACCTATTTCTTTCAGAATCATGCACCTCTTTGAgataaaattttagaaaaagattcctattttttgctgaaaaacatttttatagaaaaatgcAGGCTTTGGGGGGAAACTTTTTAGTGACTATTTCTAATTCCTAGCAGGTGCCCCAGACTGGTCTTGCCAGCTGCTTTGATTTTCCTTCTCATGGATGGGGGTTGAACCTGGCAGCAATATCCACCCTTGTACAAAGATTCAGCAGCCCAAAGGGTCTGTGCCATGCAAGAGCGTAATGTTTCAAGAGTTTCAATCATATTTAATTGTTGCACAAAACCGAAGTGCTAGTCTTTGGTTGGAAAGTGAATTTCCACTCTGTGAAGAGCAGTTCCACAAAGTGTCTGATATTTAATCACCAACAGAGCTTATGTCTGTTCTTAGCTTGAACCCTGTGAGCAGTTTCTCCAGCTCTCAGGAACAGCCTCCCTCGGTACAGCTGTTCATCTATTGCAGCACCCAACATGAGGGCCACGCCAGCAAGGTTTTCCTGCCCTTGGCCTCCTTAATCCCTCCTTTGGTGGGCTGTGCCTGCCAAGCCATGGGGGGAAGGTGACAGCTGAActcagcttctgcagcagcagctatgAGCTGTCTCTGTTAAAAGGGAGAAATACAACTGCCCTGGACATTGCTTTACTCAGAATAGCAACCTCGCCAGCTTGAAGCCTGTTTTCGTGTTTGGGATCAAAGAAGCAATGGTCTGGGCAGGAGGgggattttatttctgctctgcagataCACATCCCATTTTTAGCTActggagaggaaagagaagtaGGGAAAGGCTTGAAAGAAAGttgtgcagagcagctgcttcaAAGGCAAGGTGAGGGCAGAGTGGGGACAGATAACTACCCACGTATTTGGACAGGCAAGCGAAACAAGTCACAGCACATCCCCTTTTCATGCATAGGTAGTTCTTTAGCACTGCACTTTCATTAAAGTAATATTCTAGCCATGTTTGTGTTCCCAGAATACTTAAGCCAATTAAAAAAGCAggttggcttttttaaaaatatatttatatgctGCCCACTATTAAGCTGAGGACAAGATACATGTTTCCAGTGTCTTGAACAGCTTGGAAAATCTCCATCAGCTTAATTATCCCGTTCACTTTTTCCTCTAGAGGAATGTAAACCAAAGCCAGGCTTTGGAAGAATGTTGACTTCTCAGCCTGGGCACTGCTCTTTTGGGATCTCACCACGCAGTCTGTTTATTACTTGCATTTCCCTCCCACTGTGAGAGTAAAAATGCTCTTGCTTGCTGGTTCTCCAGAGGCAGGCCCGTGCAGCATTGCTGGCAATGTTTAAACTTGCATCAAAAATGGCCTTTAATTACATTGAAACCTTTGAACATTAAGCTTGTCAAAAGGGCTCCCTCCTTgatctccccctcctccccaagtGTTTTCAGGTGTTCTGGGTCTAGGCACTTGCTGGTCACCTTATTTTAATACCCTCAGTGTAGTTGTTTGTGACAAGGGTGATTGGCAGCATGAGCTGGCTTCCACTTCTGGTTTTGAGCTCtgcactttttatttaaaaaagagggGAACCACTGTGCCTCAGTCTTAATGCTCTCGAGTGCCATCAGCCTATAAATCAACCTTCAGTTGCAGTTGTGAACTTCCACTGTGGCCTTTCATGTTACCTTTCAGTCTCATAGTTCTCATTGGCCTCAGATGTTTTTTAATCCTAAGCTATTTCACAAGTTCACAGAAAGAGTGCTGATACTACCTGATGGGCACCCATTCACCCGTCCACTTTCTACACCCTATTAACCAGGGCCAGGCCTGGGTGCTGGGTACACCTCGATCTGGAGAAATACCAAAATGTCAGGAACAAATTCCTCTCTTCAAGTAAACTCCCAGGGTTTCCAGCACCCCGGGCAAGCTTGGCTCCAGTGTTCGGTGCAGTGATCCCAGCTGTAGCCTCCGAGAACACATTGCACACAGCTTTTCACTGCAGACCCAGCAGCACCTGCCCCACAGGGTCTTGTGTTTCATTGCAGCCCCCAGAAATGACACTGGGCCTggcaaaagggaagaaatagctGTAGGGTAGTAGTCCCCCCAGCAAGGGAGAAAGGTCTTGTGCCCACTTGGAGTCTAGCGGCTCTGCACAAGGCATCGGTTGGGTAGCTAGCCCTCATGGGAAGCTCTGTTGATGAGACTTTTTAAGGCTAGAAAGGATCATTCTGATCTCAAGAGAGGTGGGAGGACATATCATAAGATCTTAAGGGTTCAGGTCAGCCAGGTCTCCTTACATGCACTCCTTGAAAAAGGCTCTGAAATCCCTTTCTATATAGCTCTGGATTATATAATATCAGTTTTGGAGATGTAAAGTGCGAGCCAAGCTGCAGCCTGCATTGCCAAGCATCCTCCAGGGCTTGTAAACACAACTCCCACTTCCTCTGTCATTACCACTGACTCATGCAGGATGGCTGACTTGGGACCAAGCTCTGACTTCATGTAATAGGAGAAAGAGCATTCACTGGCCAAGGGGTGCCTAGAAATGTGTGATTAGTCCACTTGCTCATTATCTTTGCCACAGACAAAAGGCCAATGAACCTGTCATGTAATTGCCATCACAGAGAGCTCATGTTTTCCAATTTCCTGCTTTTTGGGCAAACTGAAGAATCTTAAACTCATTAGGCAAGTGTTGCACTTTCTTTGTCCCAAACTTTGAAAGTCTTTTGCTCAGGAGACATAAAATAGCCAGGGAGAGTGTCAGaggtttatatttttctctggtCCCCAATAGCTGAAGCCCCTGGCTTCATTAGCTGTGGCTTATTCT
The Phalacrocorax aristotelis chromosome 1, bGulAri2.1, whole genome shotgun sequence DNA segment above includes these coding regions:
- the KCNE1 gene encoding potassium voltage-gated channel subfamily E member 1, with amino-acid sequence MLVLSNDTALNSLLSKLLQDYLEQTNSSAPFQVRSASSNLEIIYVLLMVGLFGFFTVGVMLTNIRARRLEDSHDPYNTYIATDIWHKKDREYFQAKLIENYKLCCVFENQLAVEQPSMQIPEMKSS